The window CGATCGCCGCCGCGGCATCCGCCTGCCGCACCGGTGTGTGCACGATCAGCTCATCGTGCAGAAAGAAGGCCAGGTGGGCGCGATCGGCCATCGCCGGACCCGACCGTGGCGCCGTCTCGCCCGCGCCGACCGAGCCCAGGCTCTCAAGCCGTGAGCGTACCTCCCCCAGCCAGGCCAGCGCCCACTCGGCGGCAGTACCCTGCACAACGAAATTGCGCGTGAATCGGCCGCGATCGCCGGCCGCCCGTCGCGCCCGGTCCCGGTCCATCGCGCTTCCGGTCTCGCCCGCAGCCTGTCGCTGTGCGCGCTGCCAGCCCTCCGATGCCGGCGGGCACGACCGTCCCAACCAGGTGGAGACGACGCCCCCGAGCTCGCCGGTGCGAGCAGCGTCGTCGACGAGCTTCATCGCCCGCGGGTAGGCGCGCCGCAGCCGCGGCACAAGCCGACCGCTCTCGCCGGTGGTCGCCCCGTACATCGCACCGAGCATGGCCACCTTCGCCTCGGCCCGGGTGGCCACAGCGCCGCTGTCGACGATGCCCGCGTAGAGATCACGGCCGAAAGCGGCGCGGGCAAGAGCGGCATCGCTGGACATCCCCGCGAGCACGCGCGGTTCAAGCTGCGCGACATCGGCGACGACGAACGTCCAGCCGTCGTCAGCGCGCACCGCCTCGCGCAGCAGCCGCGGGATCTGCAGCGCTCCCCCGCCCGACGACGCCCAGCGGCCGGTGACCACCCCGGCTGGTACGTACACCGGGCGGAACCGGCCGTCGTGCACCCACTCATCGAGCCATGCCCAGCCGTTGGCCACCAGCAGCCGACTCTGCCGCTTGTACTCCAGCAGCGGCGCGATAACGGGGTGCTCGAACCGCCGCAGTTCCCACCGCGACGTCGACTCCGCCTGCACGCCGATCCGGTGCAGACTGCGCAGCAGCTTCGCGGGCGAGTCCAGGCTCGCCTGCGCATCGCCGAGGTGTCGACGGATCTCGGCGGCCAGCGCCGTCATGTGCTCGGGCATCCCGCCACCTGCCGGCCGACGCCCGAGCACGTCTTCGAGAATGCGCTCGTGAGCCGCGACATCCCACGGCAATCCAGCCGCCCTCATCTCCGCCGCCACCAGCGCACCGGCCGACTCGGCCGCGCACAGCAGTTCGAGGCGTCCGCGCTCTGCGGCCGATGCCACCGCATCGCGCTGCCGGGCCAGCTCAGCCAGCACCTCGTCGAGATCGTGCGGCGGCGCCGCCTCACCCGCGCTCTCGGCGATGGCGAACAGGGCCGGAGGCGCAGCGCCGCTGTCTACCTCGGCCGCGACATCCCACGCGCGCGCGGCCCGCACCGCCGCAGGCTCGGCGACCAGGGTGCTGTCACGCAGGATCGCGTGGCACAGCCGCAGATCGCGGCAACGCCGCACCCGTACCCCGGCATCCAACAGCGACGGGTACCAGTGCGCCGTGTCAGACCAGACCCACCGCACGTCGACGGCGGTCCGAGCCAGGCCGGAAAGCGCGACGCGATCGATGCTCTCGCGGCGCAGCACCGTGCCCTCGGCGTCCAGCTGCGCGCAAGCGATGCCGTCGCCGTCGGTGCCGACGGCGACCATCGCCGTCGCCTCGGCGATCACCGCCGTGGCGGGTGCGGCACTCTCACAACCCCGACTCCTCGGTGCGCACCAGAATGCACCCGCACTCGGGGCAGGTCAGCACGGCGTCTTCCGCGGCCTGGCGGATGACGCTGAGGTCGGTGCCCGAGAGCATCATGCGGCATCCCTCGCACGTCTGGCGGCGCAGCAGCGCCGCCCCGACGCTGCGGGTGGCCACCTTGTCGTAGAACGCCACCAGCTCGGCGGGCAGAGTGCCGGCCACCGCCGCACGATCACGTGTGGCGGTCTCGAACCGCGAGGTCGCCTCGGCGACCTCTGCCTTTCCCGC is drawn from Microbacterium protaetiae and contains these coding sequences:
- a CDS encoding bifunctional 3'-5' exonuclease/DNA polymerase, encoding MVAVGTDGDGIACAQLDAEGTVLRRESIDRVALSGLARTAVDVRWVWSDTAHWYPSLLDAGVRVRRCRDLRLCHAILRDSTLVAEPAAVRAARAWDVAAEVDSGAAPPALFAIAESAGEAAPPHDLDEVLAELARQRDAVASAAERGRLELLCAAESAGALVAAEMRAAGLPWDVAAHERILEDVLGRRPAGGGMPEHMTALAAEIRRHLGDAQASLDSPAKLLRSLHRIGVQAESTSRWELRRFEHPVIAPLLEYKRQSRLLVANGWAWLDEWVHDGRFRPVYVPAGVVTGRWASSGGGALQIPRLLREAVRADDGWTFVVADVAQLEPRVLAGMSSDAALARAAFGRDLYAGIVDSGAVATRAEAKVAMLGAMYGATTGESGRLVPRLRRAYPRAMKLVDDAARTGELGGVVSTWLGRSCPPASEGWQRAQRQAAGETGSAMDRDRARRAAGDRGRFTRNFVVQGTAAEWALAWLGEVRSRLESLGSVGAGETAPRSGPAMADRAHLAFFLHDELIVHTPVRQADAAAAIVREAAASAGRLLFGGFAIDFPLDLKIAPTAAKE